From Trichomycterus rosablanca isolate fTriRos1 chromosome 18, fTriRos1.hap1, whole genome shotgun sequence, the proteins below share one genomic window:
- the LOC134332708 gene encoding RNA polymerase II elongation factor ELL-like isoform X2 has protein sequence MEQFAAPKGRKRCREADVEESPPSKRHHAEEGQRLSPAETAGTALVNEPFTPVSPGYKLKYPKVVMLSQKRMYMRVYKEISKEYCVLHARVDGLETCSHLQPRPKMFQKVHEGTQADKNLLENLNQTNLRQRLFYLHHKLSHIKRLCDEFDYWRRKQLKTKAKRSQDRNNPGHF, from the exons ATGGAGCAG TTTGCTGCCCCTAAAGGTAGAAAGAGGTGCAGGGAGGCTGATGTTGAAGAGTCACCACCCAGCAAAAGACACCATGCTGAGGAAGGACAGCGACTCTCACCAGCCG AAACTGCAGGAACGGCTTTGGTCAATGAGCCATTCACCCCGGTGAGCCCTGGTTACAAACT TAAATACCCTAAAGTGGTGATGCTGTCTCAGAAGCGGATGTACATGAGAGTGTACAAGGAAATATCTAAAGAGTACTGTGTCCTTCATGCACGTGTCGATGGCCTTGAAACATGCAGCCATCTGCAACCAAGACCAAAAATGTTTCAG AAAGTGCATGAGGGCACCCAAGCAGACAAGAACTTGCTTGAA AACCTGAATCAAACTAACCTGAGACAGCGCCTCTTTTACTTACACCACAAGCTCTCTCACATCAAGAGGCTTTGTGATGAATTTGACTACTGGAGGAGGAAGCAATTAAAGACCAAAGCCAAAAGAAGCCAGGACAGAAACAATCCTGGACATTTTTAA
- the LOC134332708 gene encoding RNA polymerase II elongation factor ELL-like isoform X1, with translation MEQFAAPKGRKRCREADVEESPPSKRHHAEEGQRLSPAETAGTALVNEPFTPVSPGYKLKYPKVVMLSQKRMYMRVYKEISKEYCVLHARVDGLETCSHLQPRPKMFQKVHEGTQADKNLLEQNLNQTNLRQRLFYLHHKLSHIKRLCDEFDYWRRKQLKTKAKRSQDRNNPGHF, from the exons ATGGAGCAG TTTGCTGCCCCTAAAGGTAGAAAGAGGTGCAGGGAGGCTGATGTTGAAGAGTCACCACCCAGCAAAAGACACCATGCTGAGGAAGGACAGCGACTCTCACCAGCCG AAACTGCAGGAACGGCTTTGGTCAATGAGCCATTCACCCCGGTGAGCCCTGGTTACAAACT TAAATACCCTAAAGTGGTGATGCTGTCTCAGAAGCGGATGTACATGAGAGTGTACAAGGAAATATCTAAAGAGTACTGTGTCCTTCATGCACGTGTCGATGGCCTTGAAACATGCAGCCATCTGCAACCAAGACCAAAAATGTTTCAG AAAGTGCATGAGGGCACCCAAGCAGACAAGAACTTGCTTGAA CAGAACCTGAATCAAACTAACCTGAGACAGCGCCTCTTTTACTTACACCACAAGCTCTCTCACATCAAGAGGCTTTGTGATGAATTTGACTACTGGAGGAGGAAGCAATTAAAGACCAAAGCCAAAAGAAGCCAGGACAGAAACAATCCTGGACATTTTTAA